In Salinigranum marinum, one DNA window encodes the following:
- the cgi121 gene encoding KEOPS complex subunit Cgi121 — protein MRLVEGVAHVDDVDAFVSELNAIGDDHGVTVQAFDARYVVSRAHLERAVELADRALARGTNVARDRGVEILLYAAGRRQIDRALTLGISPGERPVVVLIDAPPDRVARETDGDETAAAAAVASLLDPVETLGEVDASLIRAYFDVGDPELAAVEGDLADIVLERVALLDVEK, from the coding sequence GTGAGACTCGTCGAGGGCGTCGCACACGTCGACGACGTCGACGCGTTCGTCTCGGAACTGAACGCGATCGGCGACGACCACGGGGTGACCGTCCAGGCGTTCGACGCGCGGTACGTCGTCTCTCGCGCTCACCTCGAACGCGCGGTCGAACTCGCCGACCGCGCCCTCGCACGCGGGACGAACGTCGCCCGCGACCGCGGCGTCGAGATCCTCCTCTACGCCGCGGGCCGCCGACAGATCGACCGCGCGCTCACACTCGGCATTTCGCCCGGCGAGCGCCCGGTCGTCGTGCTGATCGACGCGCCGCCGGATCGGGTGGCACGCGAAACGGACGGGGACGAGACCGCGGCGGCCGCAGCGGTCGCGTCGCTCCTCGACCCGGTGGAGACGCTCGGCGAGGTCGACGCGTCCCTGATCCGGGCGTACTTCGACGTCGGTGACCCGGAACTGGCGGCGGTCGAGGGTGACCTCGCCGATATCGTACTCGAACGGGTCGCGCTGCTCGACGTCGAGAAGTAG
- the ligA gene encoding NAD-dependent DNA ligase LigA, producing the protein MTEGELESDMQNPYLREPPTDFAPVDELSRGEAETQARLLREALHEHDRRYYVEADPVIADRTYDALFERLEALEDALDLATPDSPTQRVGGEPVDELATVDHVAPMLSIDQSVEEEAVREFDRRVRNAVGDVTYVCEPKFDGLSVEVVYEDGEFQRAATRGDGEAGDDVTAQVRTIRAVPLRLRGTPPEELAVRGEVYMPRDAFTRHNRERIEAGEEPFANPRNAAAGSLRQLDPAVVAGRPLACFFYDVMAASDGDAPETQTEALAAFEEWGLPVAGRVDRVDDIDAAVDYRNRLMDERDGLNYEVDGTVIKVDSRSAREELGSTARAVRWAFAYKFPARTEATTVEDVVVQVGRTGRLTPVALLDPVDVGGVTVSRATLHNPDEIADLGVDIGDRVRVKRAGDVIPHVDEVVEKRSEGVFSFPDACPVCGSPVERDGPLAFCTGGLTCEAQLERTIEHYGSRKGLDIEGLGGERVAQLVDADLVTGLADLYRLDVDALAELEGWGQRSAEKLLGEVDDAREPPLDDFLSALGIPEVGQSTARNVAREFGSLDALPLSDDADFGGFEDRLQTVPDVGPTVAHHVREFFENHENRAAIADLLTAVDPQDLDTDDGATPLEGLTFVFTGSLSVSRADAADLVERHGGRVTSSVSSNTSYLVVGDSPGRNKRDDAAANDVPELTETEFETVLGEHGVDYPPA; encoded by the coding sequence ATGACAGAGGGCGAACTCGAGTCGGACATGCAGAACCCCTACCTCCGAGAGCCGCCGACGGATTTCGCACCCGTCGACGAACTCTCGCGGGGCGAGGCGGAGACGCAGGCCCGCCTCCTCAGGGAGGCGCTCCACGAGCACGACCGGCGGTACTACGTCGAGGCCGACCCGGTGATCGCCGACCGGACGTACGACGCGTTGTTCGAGCGTCTCGAAGCCCTCGAAGACGCGCTCGACCTCGCGACGCCGGACTCACCCACGCAGCGGGTCGGCGGCGAGCCGGTCGACGAACTCGCGACGGTCGACCACGTCGCGCCGATGCTGTCGATCGACCAGTCGGTCGAGGAGGAGGCGGTGCGGGAGTTCGACCGCCGCGTCCGCAATGCCGTGGGCGACGTCACGTACGTCTGCGAGCCGAAGTTCGACGGGCTCTCGGTCGAGGTCGTCTACGAGGACGGCGAGTTCCAGCGCGCCGCCACCCGCGGCGACGGCGAGGCGGGCGACGACGTGACGGCGCAGGTCCGGACCATCAGGGCAGTGCCGCTCCGCCTGCGCGGGACCCCCCCGGAAGAGCTCGCCGTCCGCGGCGAGGTGTACATGCCCCGGGACGCGTTCACGAGACACAACCGCGAGCGGATCGAAGCCGGCGAGGAGCCCTTCGCCAACCCGCGCAACGCCGCCGCGGGGTCGCTCCGACAGCTCGACCCCGCGGTGGTGGCCGGCCGGCCGCTGGCCTGTTTCTTCTACGACGTGATGGCCGCGAGCGACGGGGACGCGCCCGAGACCCAGACCGAGGCGCTCGCGGCGTTCGAGGAGTGGGGGCTCCCCGTCGCGGGCCGGGTCGACCGCGTCGACGACATCGACGCCGCCGTCGACTACCGGAACCGGCTGATGGACGAGCGCGACGGCCTGAACTACGAGGTCGACGGGACAGTGATCAAGGTCGACAGCCGCTCCGCCCGGGAGGAACTGGGGTCGACCGCCCGCGCGGTCCGGTGGGCGTTCGCCTACAAGTTCCCCGCGCGGACGGAGGCGACGACCGTCGAGGACGTGGTCGTCCAGGTGGGCCGGACCGGGCGACTGACGCCCGTCGCCCTCCTCGATCCGGTCGACGTCGGCGGCGTCACGGTGTCGCGGGCGACGCTCCACAACCCCGACGAGATCGCCGACCTCGGGGTGGACATCGGCGATCGGGTCCGCGTCAAGCGGGCCGGCGACGTCATCCCGCACGTCGACGAGGTCGTCGAAAAACGCTCCGAGGGCGTCTTCTCGTTCCCCGACGCCTGCCCGGTGTGTGGCAGTCCCGTCGAGCGCGACGGCCCCCTCGCGTTCTGTACCGGCGGGCTGACGTGCGAGGCCCAGCTCGAGCGGACGATCGAACACTACGGCTCGCGGAAGGGCCTCGACATCGAGGGGCTCGGCGGCGAGCGCGTCGCACAGCTGGTCGACGCGGACCTCGTGACGGGGCTGGCGGACCTCTACCGACTCGACGTCGACGCGCTCGCGGAACTGGAGGGGTGGGGCCAGCGCAGCGCCGAGAAACTCCTCGGAGAGGTCGACGACGCGCGCGAGCCCCCGCTGGACGACTTTCTCTCGGCGCTCGGCATCCCCGAGGTCGGCCAGTCCACGGCCCGAAACGTCGCCCGGGAGTTCGGCTCCCTCGACGCCCTGCCGCTCTCTGACGACGCCGACTTCGGCGGCTTCGAAGACCGCCTGCAGACGGTTCCGGACGTCGGGCCGACCGTCGCCCACCACGTCCGGGAGTTCTTCGAGAACCACGAGAACCGTGCCGCGATCGCTGACCTCTTGACGGCGGTCGACCCCCAGGACCTCGACACCGACGACGGTGCGACGCCGTTAGAGGGGCTGACGTTCGTCTTCACCGGCTCGCTGTCGGTGTCGCGCGCGGACGCCGCCGACCTCGTCGAGCGCCACGGCGGCCGCGTCACCTCCTCGGTGTCGTCGAACACCTCCTACCTCGTCGTCGGCGACTCGCCGGGGCGGAACAAACGCGACGACGCCGCGGCGAACGACGTACCCGAACTCACCGAGACGGAGTTCGAGACCGTCCTGGGAGAACACGGCGTCGACTACCCGCCGGCGTGA
- a CDS encoding ferredoxin has translation MHIEYDRDTCIGMFQCVDEWDGFEKNLDAGKADLVEGEEREEDLFVREVPEDAEFEAEFAARVCPVDAIKLYDDDGEQIV, from the coding sequence ATGCACATCGAGTACGACCGCGACACCTGTATCGGGATGTTCCAGTGCGTCGACGAGTGGGACGGCTTCGAGAAGAACCTCGACGCCGGCAAGGCCGACCTCGTCGAGGGGGAAGAGCGCGAGGAGGACCTCTTCGTGCGCGAGGTCCCCGAGGACGCCGAGTTCGAAGCGGAGTTCGCCGCGCGGGTCTGCCCCGTCGACGCGATCAAACTGTACGACGACGACGGCGAGCAGATCGTCTGA
- a CDS encoding ATP-dependent DNA helicase, translating into MNPADVPGLPEGVASHLHEEGIEELYPPQAAAVDAGVTTGESVVAAVPTASGKTLVAELAMLSSVARGGKALYIVPLRALATEKKTEFERWEALGFDVGVSTGNYDSSGEWLASRDIIVATSEKVDSLVRNDAPWVDQLTCVVADEVHLVDDRNRGPTLEVTLAKLRRINPDLQVVALSATVGNADEIADWLDAGLVDSDWRPIDLRTGVHYGNAITFDDGSQREVEVGGKRQTPALVGDTLDEGGSTLVFVNSRRNAEAAAKRLCEVTAKRLTDGERADLRELADEIEGVSGTETSADLARVVRQGAAFHHAGLAAEHRSLVEDAFRARLIKCVCATPTLAAGVNTPSRRVIVRDWQRYDGSYGGMKPLDVLEVHQMMGRAGRPGLDPYGEAVLLATDYDTRDELFERYVWADPEPVRSKLAAEPALRTHLLATVASGFAHTRSGLLDFLDRTLYATQTDDPGRLERVADTVLDYLEANDFLTRERDGDDVRLKATGLGHTVSRLYLDPMSAAEIVDGLAWADEHEAEMHRKLDGTTTRASGSSAESTESVESDESAGSAEAGGFRPASEMVADADGDTADDDGPDTAGTDRTYPTPLGLYHLVCRTPDMYQLYLKSGDRETYTEECYEREAELLGRTPSEYSDSDFEAWLSALKTARLLEDWANEVDEDRITERYGVGPGDVRGKVDTATWLLGAAERIAGDRGFDAVAVREAKKRVEYGVRDELLDLAGVRNVGRKRARRLYEAGIETRADLREADKSVVLGALRGRRKTAETILENVGRQEPSMDAVDADESVTAETASATRDDGRGDAGGSDQASLGDFG; encoded by the coding sequence ATGAACCCCGCCGACGTCCCCGGTCTGCCCGAGGGAGTCGCCTCGCACCTCCACGAGGAGGGGATCGAGGAGCTGTACCCGCCCCAGGCCGCGGCGGTCGACGCGGGCGTCACCACGGGCGAGAGCGTCGTCGCCGCGGTCCCGACGGCGTCGGGCAAGACGCTCGTCGCCGAACTCGCGATGCTCTCGTCGGTCGCCCGCGGTGGCAAAGCCCTCTACATCGTCCCCCTGCGCGCGCTCGCGACGGAGAAGAAGACGGAGTTCGAGCGCTGGGAGGCGCTGGGGTTCGACGTGGGCGTCTCCACCGGAAACTACGACTCCAGCGGCGAGTGGCTCGCCTCCCGCGACATTATCGTCGCCACCTCGGAGAAGGTCGACTCCCTGGTCCGGAACGACGCGCCGTGGGTCGACCAGCTCACCTGCGTCGTCGCCGACGAGGTCCACCTCGTCGACGACCGGAACCGGGGGCCCACACTGGAGGTGACGCTCGCGAAGCTCCGCCGGATCAACCCCGACCTCCAGGTCGTCGCCCTCTCCGCCACGGTCGGCAACGCCGACGAGATCGCCGACTGGCTCGACGCGGGCCTCGTCGACTCCGACTGGCGGCCGATCGATCTCCGGACCGGGGTCCACTACGGCAACGCGATCACGTTCGACGACGGCTCCCAGCGGGAGGTCGAAGTCGGGGGGAAGCGGCAGACGCCGGCGCTCGTCGGCGACACGCTCGACGAGGGCGGTTCGACGCTGGTGTTCGTCAACTCCCGGCGGAACGCCGAGGCGGCGGCGAAACGGCTGTGCGAGGTCACGGCGAAGCGGCTCACCGACGGGGAGCGAGCGGACCTGCGGGAGCTCGCCGACGAGATCGAGGGCGTCTCCGGCACCGAGACCTCGGCCGACCTCGCCCGCGTCGTCCGGCAGGGCGCGGCGTTTCACCACGCGGGGCTCGCCGCGGAGCACCGATCGCTCGTCGAGGACGCCTTCCGCGCGCGGCTCATCAAATGCGTCTGCGCCACGCCCACGCTGGCGGCGGGCGTCAATACTCCTTCCAGGCGGGTGATCGTCCGCGACTGGCAGCGCTACGACGGCTCGTACGGCGGGATGAAGCCGCTCGACGTGCTCGAAGTCCACCAGATGATGGGCCGGGCGGGCCGGCCCGGCCTCGACCCCTACGGCGAGGCGGTGTTGCTGGCGACGGACTACGACACCCGCGACGAACTGTTCGAGCGGTACGTCTGGGCCGACCCCGAGCCCGTCCGGTCGAAACTCGCCGCCGAGCCCGCACTCAGAACGCACCTGCTCGCCACCGTCGCCTCGGGCTTCGCCCACACCCGCTCGGGCCTCCTGGACTTCCTCGACCGCACGCTGTACGCGACGCAGACCGACGACCCCGGTCGCCTGGAGAGGGTCGCCGACACCGTGCTCGACTACCTCGAAGCGAACGACTTCCTCACCCGCGAGCGCGACGGGGACGACGTGCGCCTGAAGGCAACGGGGCTGGGCCACACCGTCTCCAGACTCTACCTCGACCCGATGAGCGCCGCCGAGATCGTCGACGGCCTGGCGTGGGCCGACGAGCACGAGGCCGAGATGCACCGGAAACTCGACGGGACGACAACGCGGGCGTCCGGTTCGTCGGCGGAGTCGACCGAGTCGGTCGAGTCGGATGAGTCGGCTGGGTCGGCCGAGGCCGGTGGCTTCCGACCGGCCAGTGAGATGGTCGCCGACGCTGACGGCGACACTGCCGACGACGACGGGCCCGACACGGCCGGGACGGATCGAACGTATCCGACCCCGCTCGGCCTCTACCACCTCGTCTGCCGGACGCCGGACATGTACCAGCTCTACCTGAAGTCGGGCGACCGCGAGACGTACACCGAGGAGTGTTACGAACGCGAGGCCGAACTCTTGGGTCGAACCCCATCCGAGTACAGCGACAGCGACTTCGAGGCGTGGCTTTCTGCCCTCAAAACGGCGCGGCTGCTCGAAGACTGGGCGAACGAGGTCGACGAGGACCGCATCACAGAGCGGTACGGCGTCGGCCCGGGCGACGTTCGCGGCAAGGTCGACACCGCCACGTGGCTCCTCGGCGCGGCCGAGCGCATCGCCGGCGACCGCGGCTTCGACGCCGTCGCCGTCCGCGAGGCGAAAAAGCGCGTCGAGTACGGGGTTCGGGACGAACTGCTCGACCTCGCGGGGGTCAGAAACGTCGGCCGAAAGCGTGCCCGACGGCTGTACGAGGCGGGTATCGAGACGCGCGCGGACCTCCGCGAGGCCGACAAGTCGGTGGTGCTGGGGGCGCTCCGGGGCCGGCGGAAGACGGCGGAAACGATCCTCGAAAACGTCGGCCGGCAGGAGCCGTCGATGGACGCCGTCGACGCGGACGAGTCGGTGACGGCGGAGACGGCCTCGGCGACGCGGGACGACGGCCGCGGCGACGCGGGTGGGAGCGACCAGGCGAGCCTGGGTGATTTCGGGTGA